Proteins encoded in a region of the Podarcis muralis chromosome 6, rPodMur119.hap1.1, whole genome shotgun sequence genome:
- the LOC114598164 gene encoding receptor-transporting protein 2-like, with the protein MDFWRAVFKEHIEAVKPRDFWRLTMDRSLDFHTVASPWRKSLQEHAHGSFTCSRCYHSWSSHQVVILFHMHLERYGNQGSVRMRTFRQRCYQCSSDKYEEPQFSEEDVIHSVECLIFSIRKNCYGEHLDDSRLFEVVHENRGPHKHEHCEACHLGIHNAHYRWPRGAGHHREPQRPANLPASLQESMENLAGFQLPTSLTFGLDGLG; encoded by the exons ATGGACTTTTGGAGAGCGGTTTTCAAGGAGCATATTGAAGCAGTGAAACCGAGAGATTTCTGGAGACTAACAATGGATCGGAGCCTTGACTTCCATACTGTGGCATCTCCATGGAGGAAATCGTTGCAGGAACATGCTCATGGAAG CTTTACATGTTCACGGTGCTACCACAGCTGGTCCTCACATCAAGTTGTCATCTTGTTCCATATGCACCTGGAGCGATACGGGAATCAAGGGTCGGTCAGGATGAGGACCTTCAGGCAGCGATGCTACCAGTGCTCTTCAGACAAGTACGAAGAGCCACAGTTCAGCGAGGAGGATGTCATCCATAGCGTTGAGTGCTTGATCTTCAGCATCAGGAAGAATTGCTACGGGGAACACTTAGATGACAGCAGACTCTTTGAGGTGGTACATGAGAACAGGGGCCCTCACAAGCATGAGCATTGTGAAGCTTGTCACCTGGGAATACACAATGCACATTATAGGTGGCCTAGAGGTGCCGGTCATCATAGGGAGCCCCAAAGACCAGCAAATCTCCCGGCCAGTCTGCAGGAGA GCATGGAGAACCTTGCTGGGTTCCAGCTCCCAACATCCTTGACTTTTGGCCTtgatggcttgggctga
- the LOC114598180 gene encoding receptor-transporting protein 2-like, with the protein MNRLTMDFWRRVFKKQMHEAKPNDLWRLTMDRRIEFHRVEPGWMEAFQEHAHGRFTCSGCWHSWSSYQVLILFHMQWESSERRGHVKMKPLGQRCHECSLDTYEQPRFSEDDVADILKDLILDIRESCYGEQVDRSQLSKVVCHEGGPHKREFCEGCQLGIHKGQQGRSKQAEHLGKPQSTGYPATIIQIEKPSLSFTRSSTTSFTWSSAPSFTRSSAPSFPWSSAPSFPRPSAPSFTGSSAPSSTGSLAPSSTGSSAPTQSCNYCLWSVILIIAVFIISIIIFIAYMLSFIT; encoded by the exons ATGAATAGGCTCACGATGGATTTTTGGAGACGGGTTTTTAAGAAGCAGATGCATGAGGCGAAGCCAAATGATCTCTGGAGGCTGACAATGGATCGCAGGATTGAATTCCACAGGGTGGAACCTGGGTGGATGGAAGCATTTCAGGAGCATGCTCATGgaag aTTTACCTGTTCTGGATGCTGGCACAGCTGGTCCTCATACCAAGTTCTTATCCTGTTCCACATGCAATGGGAGAGTTCTGAGAGGCGAGGACATGTCAAGATGAAGCCCTTGGGTCAACGGTGCCACGAATGCTCTCTGGACACGTACGAACAGCCACGGTTCTCCGAGGACGACGTTGCCGACATCTTGAAAGACTTGATCCTCGACATCAGGGAGAGTTGCTATGGGGAGCAGGTTGACCGCAGTCAGCTCTCTAAGGTGGTCTGTCACGAGGGTGGTCCGCATAAGCGCGAGTTTTGTGAAGGGTGCCAACTGGGAATCCACAAAGGGCAACAAGGGCGGTCGAAGCAAGCAGAACACCTTGGGAAACCCCAAAGCACAGGGTATCCGGCGACCATTATACAGATAGAAAAACCAAGCCTATCTTTTACACGATCCTCAACCACATCATTCACATGGTCCTCAGCACCATCATTCACAAGGTCCTCAGCCCCATCATTCCCCTGGTCTTCAGCCCCATCATTCCCACGGCCCTCAGCCCCATCATTCACAGGGTCTTCAGCCCCATCATCCACAGGGTCTTTAGCCCCATCCTCCACAGGGTCCTCAGCCCCAACACAGAGTTGCAATTACTGTCTTTGGTCTGTAATTCTAATTATAGCAGTATTTATAATTTCAATTATAATTTTCATTGCCTATATGCTTTCTTTCATTACCTAA